A DNA window from uncultured Fibrobacter sp. contains the following coding sequences:
- the pgi gene encoding glucose-6-phosphate isomerase, whose amino-acid sequence MSKLTDSQEWKALEAHAEVAKTWHMKELFAKDPARAEKFSAEACGLFLDYSKNIITDETMAKLQDLLKSAGFEDMRRKYFAGEKINTTEKRAVLHTALRYKGNDPIYVDGKDVMPEVRAVLKHMEEFTKLVRTGKWKGHTGKSIKYVVNIGIGGSDLGPVMVTEALKPYADKPAAGEYSPEVYFVSNIDGTHMAETLKKVNIEETLFIVASKTFTTLETMTNAETAKAAVLKAFNGDEKSIAKHFVALSTNTEAVSAFGIDTANMFEFWNWVGGRYSLWSAIGLSIALRIGFDNYMKLHQGAYEMDQHFKTAPADKNLPVILALIGVWYNNFFGASSYAMLPYDQYLHRLAAYFQQADMESNGKTVDRDSKRVNYQTGPILWGEPGTNGQHAFYQLIHQGTKMIPCDFIAPANSHNKVGDHHQKLLSNFFAQPEALMNGKTLAQAQEELRKDGKSEEEIAFLAPHKVFEGNKPTNSIMMDYVSPETLGALIAMYEHKIFTQGVIWNINSYDQWGVELGKQLAKKILPELAKADAELNHDSSTNGLIRWFKAHQK is encoded by the coding sequence ACCCGGCTCGCGCCGAAAAGTTCAGCGCCGAAGCCTGCGGCCTCTTCCTGGACTACTCCAAGAACATCATCACCGACGAAACCATGGCTAAGCTCCAGGACCTCCTGAAGTCTGCCGGTTTCGAAGACATGCGCCGTAAGTATTTTGCCGGCGAAAAGATTAACACCACCGAAAAGCGCGCCGTGCTCCACACTGCTCTGCGCTACAAGGGCAACGATCCGATTTACGTCGACGGCAAGGATGTGATGCCCGAAGTTCGCGCCGTGCTCAAGCACATGGAAGAATTCACCAAGCTCGTGCGTACCGGCAAGTGGAAGGGCCACACCGGCAAGTCCATCAAGTACGTGGTGAACATCGGTATCGGCGGTTCCGACCTCGGTCCGGTGATGGTGACCGAAGCTTTGAAGCCGTATGCCGACAAGCCGGCTGCTGGCGAATACTCTCCGGAAGTCTACTTCGTTTCTAACATCGACGGCACCCACATGGCCGAAACCCTCAAGAAGGTGAACATCGAAGAAACGCTCTTCATCGTTGCTTCCAAGACCTTCACCACTCTTGAAACCATGACGAACGCCGAAACCGCCAAGGCAGCAGTTCTCAAGGCTTTCAACGGCGACGAAAAGTCCATCGCCAAGCACTTCGTGGCTCTCTCCACCAACACCGAAGCTGTGTCGGCCTTCGGTATCGACACCGCCAACATGTTCGAATTCTGGAACTGGGTGGGTGGCCGTTACTCCCTGTGGTCTGCAATCGGTCTTTCCATTGCTCTCCGCATCGGTTTCGACAACTACATGAAGCTCCACCAGGGCGCCTACGAAATGGATCAGCATTTCAAGACCGCTCCGGCTGACAAGAACCTCCCGGTCATCCTCGCCCTCATCGGCGTTTGGTACAACAACTTCTTCGGCGCTTCCAGCTACGCCATGCTCCCGTACGACCAGTACCTGCACCGCCTTGCCGCCTACTTCCAGCAGGCCGATATGGAATCCAACGGCAAGACCGTTGACCGCGATTCCAAGCGCGTAAACTACCAGACGGGTCCGATCCTCTGGGGCGAACCGGGTACGAACGGCCAGCACGCCTTCTACCAGCTGATCCACCAGGGCACCAAGATGATTCCTTGCGACTTCATCGCCCCGGCCAACAGCCACAACAAGGTCGGCGACCATCACCAGAAGCTCCTCTCCAACTTCTTTGCTCAGCCCGAAGCCTTGATGAACGGCAAGACCCTCGCCCAGGCTCAGGAAGAACTCCGCAAGGACGGCAAGAGCGAAGAAGAAATCGCATTCCTCGCCCCGCACAAGGTGTTCGAAGGCAACAAGCCGACCAACTCCATCATGATGGACTACGTTTCTCCGGAAACGCTCGGCGCCCTCATCGCCATGTACGAACACAAGATCTTCACCCAGGGCGTTATCTGGAACATCAACAGCTACGACCAGTGGGGTGTTGAACTCGGTAAGCAGCTCGCCAAGAAGATCCTTCCGGAACTTGCAAAGGCTGACGCCGAACTCAACCACGACAGCTCTACCAACGGTCTCATCCGCTGGTTCAAGGCTCACCAGAAGTAA
- a CDS encoding bile acid:sodium symporter family protein — translation MFKVIKAFCRLLSNYASPFVIASAIVAFFVPIAFSWVHGNVSSIILGVIMLSMGLTISTDDVRNLMKQPLHILLGAVAQYTIMPFVAFGLTKVFGLDPYLAVGIILVGCCPGGVSSNVMSFLARGDVTYSVSMTMVSTLLAPIMTPLLVLWLADTSIDVNAKGMFLNILYVTIAPITIGFLCNYFLGKRAVFKEIQANMPAVSVIGLMMIVGGVVVTVRPQLFANGLGLIFLVLAVVFCHNALGYVLGYGVGKLFKFNTAKKRTIAIEVGVQNAGMATVLAMAFFANPENVAKNPESVLCMVPCALSCAYHSISGTVLANFFAWRDKHRKSV, via the coding sequence ATGTTTAAAGTAATCAAGGCTTTTTGCCGTCTGCTTTCTAACTACGCTTCCCCCTTTGTTATCGCAAGCGCAATAGTCGCATTCTTCGTGCCCATCGCTTTCAGCTGGGTTCACGGGAATGTTTCTTCCATCATTCTCGGCGTCATCATGCTGAGTATGGGCCTCACCATTTCTACGGACGATGTTCGTAACCTGATGAAGCAACCGCTTCACATTTTGCTCGGTGCGGTTGCGCAGTACACGATCATGCCGTTTGTCGCGTTCGGCCTCACGAAGGTTTTCGGGCTTGACCCTTACCTTGCCGTGGGCATCATCCTGGTGGGGTGCTGCCCGGGCGGTGTTTCGAGCAACGTCATGAGCTTCTTGGCCCGTGGCGATGTCACGTACTCCGTGAGCATGACGATGGTCAGTACGCTCCTTGCTCCGATCATGACTCCGCTGCTTGTGCTGTGGCTCGCCGATACGAGCATCGACGTGAATGCGAAGGGAATGTTCCTGAACATTCTTTATGTAACGATTGCGCCGATCACGATCGGGTTCCTCTGCAACTATTTCCTTGGCAAGCGCGCCGTGTTCAAGGAAATTCAGGCGAATATGCCCGCGGTGAGCGTGATTGGCCTCATGATGATTGTGGGTGGCGTCGTCGTGACGGTGCGTCCGCAACTGTTTGCGAACGGTCTTGGCCTGATTTTCCTGGTACTTGCAGTGGTGTTCTGCCACAATGCGCTCGGCTATGTGCTTGGCTACGGCGTGGGTAAGCTCTTCAAGTTCAATACAGCAAAAAAAAGGACCATCGCCATCGAGGTCGGAGTGCAGAATGCCGGTATGGCAACGGTGCTTGCCATGGCTTTCTTTGCCAATCCCGAAAACGTGGCGAAGAATCCCGAGTCTGTGCTTTGCATGGTGCCTTGCGCCTTGAGCTGTGCCTACCATTCCATCAGCGGAACGGTGCTCGCGAATTTCTTCGCCTGGCGCGACAAGCACCGCAAATCTGTTTAG
- a CDS encoding AAA family ATPase: MMNFNKIDSFINDLKEMRGIAELDRHLLHLLLEIKSGKSEGESSVSETTQKFLCLCFSLWDDGNTRVPLDAKLFKEKWNKKWDALKILKKSQEESFDFVELEKSFNEIIESGIADLNSNDFSEIIGNNAPLLKAEGVTKVDDKPYHCQFLYMAKHFKAKGEIQDAMARIFGKKGTDPEEFKPISDISLFPEQEEVVRRGQNENLIITGGPGTGKTTVVLYILWHVLENIVKDVKTEGLNSEEILKEQAKALSEYTIYLAAPSGKAADRMSESLKKGLNDDVNEDLKESLIYAKLKDLEGMTIHRLLKYSRSDNGFSYNAENQFPEKSIFVIDEASMIDVNLFSSLLQAIPSQDNGDLVTRLFILGDPYQLPSVDAGAVLGNILESASRTNFTAKLTKSVRYTDDSNIGVLAKAIKACAEDPNISAPNVTFELHPVFSGKKTDEKKSEDAVYYYTLPQKSKDKSGKELEKTPTKKEEQENVSKFLEGWIGDFDKLPGMAAKIDPEALENPSDELKDLCNAVWNKTLEKRILAAERRGAIGVEQINETIGNLIKDPPCKEQSSQKKPKSNSQYFEGQLLILTKNQAMYRLYNGDTGIVLFKDSVPYIMLKKPNGKTGAEERNFVAYPLALLPADAVESAFAITIHKSQGSEYNHVTMFLPKQKGHPLLNNQILYTGITRAKKTVTIIATPETFKAACETVIERDTGIEIVNQD, translated from the coding sequence ATGATGAACTTTAACAAGATTGATTCTTTTATAAACGACCTGAAGGAAATGCGCGGCATTGCCGAATTGGATAGGCACCTGTTGCACTTGTTGCTTGAAATAAAATCAGGCAAATCTGAAGGGGAATCTTCTGTTTCAGAAACGACGCAAAAGTTCCTTTGCCTCTGCTTTTCGCTGTGGGATGACGGCAACACCCGCGTCCCGCTTGATGCAAAATTGTTCAAGGAAAAGTGGAATAAAAAGTGGGATGCCCTCAAGATATTAAAGAAAAGTCAAGAGGAATCTTTTGACTTTGTCGAATTGGAAAAATCGTTTAATGAAATTATCGAGAGTGGCATCGCGGATTTGAATAGCAACGATTTTTCGGAAATCATTGGCAATAATGCGCCCCTTCTGAAGGCAGAAGGCGTCACCAAGGTTGACGACAAACCGTATCATTGTCAGTTCCTATACATGGCGAAGCACTTTAAGGCTAAAGGCGAAATTCAGGACGCAATGGCCCGTATTTTCGGAAAGAAGGGAACGGATCCGGAGGAATTCAAACCTATCAGTGACATATCTCTATTCCCCGAACAGGAAGAAGTCGTTCGTCGCGGGCAGAACGAGAATCTGATTATTACAGGTGGTCCCGGCACTGGCAAGACAACTGTCGTGCTTTATATCTTGTGGCATGTGTTGGAGAACATTGTTAAAGATGTTAAAACCGAAGGCCTGAATTCCGAAGAGATTCTAAAGGAACAAGCAAAGGCTCTCAGCGAGTACACCATCTACCTGGCTGCTCCGAGCGGCAAGGCCGCAGACCGTATGTCTGAAAGTCTGAAAAAAGGATTGAACGATGATGTAAATGAAGACTTGAAAGAGTCTCTGATTTATGCAAAGCTGAAGGATCTCGAAGGCATGACAATTCACCGTCTGCTCAAGTATTCCAGATCCGACAACGGTTTTTCCTACAACGCCGAGAACCAGTTCCCCGAAAAGTCAATCTTTGTAATCGACGAAGCGAGCATGATCGACGTGAACCTGTTCTCGTCTCTGCTGCAAGCTATTCCAAGTCAAGATAACGGCGATTTGGTCACCCGTCTCTTTATTCTGGGCGACCCGTATCAGTTGCCTTCTGTGGATGCAGGCGCCGTGTTGGGAAACATTCTGGAATCCGCCTCTAGGACGAATTTCACTGCCAAGCTTACCAAATCCGTGCGCTATACGGACGATTCAAATATTGGTGTTCTTGCAAAGGCAATCAAGGCTTGTGCAGAGGATCCAAACATCTCGGCTCCCAACGTCACTTTTGAGTTGCACCCTGTTTTTTCGGGAAAAAAGACCGATGAAAAAAAATCGGAGGACGCCGTTTATTATTACACGCTTCCCCAAAAATCAAAGGACAAATCCGGCAAGGAACTGGAAAAAACTCCCACAAAGAAAGAAGAACAGGAGAATGTCTCGAAGTTTCTTGAGGGCTGGATTGGAGATTTCGATAAACTGCCCGGGATGGCGGCAAAGATTGACCCCGAAGCGCTCGAGAATCCTTCTGATGAACTGAAAGACCTGTGTAATGCGGTTTGGAACAAGACCTTAGAAAAACGCATCTTGGCGGCGGAACGTCGTGGTGCCATAGGCGTTGAACAAATCAACGAAACTATCGGCAACCTGATCAAGGATCCTCCTTGTAAGGAACAGTCTTCCCAAAAGAAACCCAAATCCAATTCTCAGTATTTCGAAGGTCAGCTTCTGATTCTGACGAAAAACCAGGCGATGTATCGCCTATACAATGGCGATACGGGAATTGTCCTGTTCAAGGATTCGGTCCCCTATATTATGCTCAAAAAGCCGAACGGCAAGACGGGCGCAGAAGAACGTAACTTTGTGGCGTATCCCCTCGCCCTTTTGCCCGCCGATGCAGTGGAGAGCGCCTTCGCGATTACAATCCACAAGTCGCAGGGTTCCGAATACAACCATGTAACGATGTTCCTACCAAAACAGAAAGGGCACCCGCTTTTGAACAACCAGATTCTCTACACGGGAATCACCCGTGCGAAGAAGACCGTGACCATCATCGCGACTCCCGAAACCTTCAAGGCGGCCTGCGAGACAGTCATCGAACGTGATACGGGAATTGAAATCGTCAATCAAGACTAG
- a CDS encoding UvrD-helicase domain-containing protein, producing MKAFEFKDFRKPYQNLFIEASAGTGKTYTIQLMVARLISEGTPLKKILIVTYTEKAAGELKDRIRKKIDEVLEKGLIDNGEDRLTEEQLGYFRKAYQDVDNAAIFTIHSFCQKTLKEYAYDAGRPFDVGVVDDSKIEDLIDRFVRDVWPQNPEYQVLLSAEEDANTFVNRLKKKLKKSVDMYKGKGPDNLDIVKLDIGEFVWADDSISLDVAQTMKDEVKSEHLLQFKTFAKCLDVLEHSGVDSYRAEFESRGVLDVQPFSLPNLLKAVKSWKSTGANPFTQGKIGKKLIEVPEDAFGKSLKYVFARLYELKDLQKQIKDFCENTSKHYEFLINATRELFEAWQKDKAEKKLQSYNDMILSVHKEVMSAGSSLKEKLRAQYLFAIIDEFQDTNQLQWDVFKSVFQEAADHSIFVVGDPKQSIYSFQGADVNVYQQAITKIGEGRLLENNYRSTNGIIEGCNILFGGEYFSAPEGTGQKIEFKSSLPPAEDLQKEPPKVLGEVIPSIWINEKCEPQSFAENVVTQIVNWCAFEGEKTKLQVFDKDFGKPGHTDKLKNVSFKDFAILAKSRPEMEFFKDAMRRAGIPYTHYKENSLFKSRECKEWVAIFNALCAPDFSYWNRRLLSEALITDFFHFDVDGLDKLRYIESDVFDRPDNKYRIRIYEWRMLALKHRYAEMMERVYKDSEIEKRLMDVSRLQSLARLRQIGNYAIDYLYNHKCSLEDLVRHLDGLARYEESADDENGDLVEQASDFDAVQLMTIHASKGLEFPVVISTAGFKHHYQDPVEPSLFHNKDNIYIGFGDSAKAKRKAEELEEWKRLFYVDFTRASSVLILPQYKKWIEVDKNGCLKYPEYQFLQNSIENFKNTCRDKYVGETGIPYYEILPSVEDFKPNDLKEVLINNILKKQREINGKISLGTKESAIDQMSTLQSTLPGKAILQYSYSSLASRVAKPGSENKTEENEIETQELHRFDSDDAPQVSSEEAKKEQKKIDPDVVLGNAADTELCEPEQLSQAEEKYPRGAKIGNVLHNTLEKSEFENFGDLDTPFEKWQKNVPAKLKNIIKEEFGAESLPLATHEEEWMDITLRYLYNTLHATLPVIAGGKFAESAPPFRLVELDKNAHKPEVQFGLNADVEDENSEAFVTLHRVCKGFIDLLFVRGEGDNKRYSILDWKSDFLDDYNPDSVKKKVDEEYSVQRVLYSYCLIKWLKNFAFCKGMSEKDIFDKHFGGIYYAFLRGTDGKTGKGIYAQTWKDYKTLEAAYENVKDLMTQGKK from the coding sequence ATGAAAGCGTTTGAATTTAAAGATTTTAGAAAGCCTTATCAGAACCTTTTTATTGAAGCTTCTGCTGGAACGGGCAAAACTTATACCATTCAGTTGATGGTTGCAAGGCTTATATCCGAAGGAACTCCGCTAAAGAAAATTCTAATCGTCACCTACACGGAAAAAGCGGCAGGTGAACTAAAAGACCGTATTCGCAAGAAAATTGATGAAGTCTTAGAAAAGGGCTTGATTGATAATGGTGAAGACCGGTTGACCGAAGAACAATTGGGCTATTTCCGTAAGGCGTATCAAGATGTGGATAACGCCGCTATTTTTACGATACATTCTTTCTGCCAAAAAACATTGAAGGAATATGCGTATGATGCGGGTAGACCCTTTGATGTAGGTGTGGTTGATGATTCTAAAATTGAAGATTTGATTGATCGGTTTGTGCGTGATGTGTGGCCTCAAAATCCTGAATATCAGGTTCTTTTGAGCGCTGAAGAGGATGCGAATACTTTTGTCAACAGATTAAAGAAAAAATTAAAAAAATCAGTTGACATGTATAAAGGCAAGGGACCTGATAATCTGGACATTGTGAAATTGGATATAGGCGAATTCGTGTGGGCCGATGATTCAATCAGTTTGGATGTCGCTCAAACGATGAAAGATGAAGTAAAAAGTGAACATTTACTCCAATTTAAAACATTTGCAAAATGTTTAGATGTTTTGGAACATAGTGGAGTGGATTCATACAGGGCTGAATTTGAAAGTAGAGGAGTTCTAGATGTGCAGCCTTTTTCGCTGCCGAATCTACTAAAGGCCGTAAAATCTTGGAAAAGTACGGGTGCAAACCCTTTTACGCAAGGAAAAATTGGTAAAAAATTAATAGAAGTCCCAGAAGATGCTTTTGGCAAATCCTTGAAATATGTTTTTGCAAGACTTTACGAATTAAAAGATCTCCAGAAGCAGATCAAGGATTTTTGCGAAAATACTTCGAAACACTATGAGTTCTTAATCAATGCGACGCGAGAACTCTTTGAGGCTTGGCAAAAGGATAAGGCAGAAAAGAAACTACAGTCTTATAATGATATGATTCTTTCCGTGCATAAGGAAGTCATGTCAGCTGGATCATCCCTGAAAGAAAAACTCCGCGCGCAGTATTTGTTCGCCATTATCGATGAATTCCAGGATACAAACCAGTTGCAGTGGGATGTATTCAAATCGGTTTTCCAAGAAGCCGCAGATCATTCCATTTTTGTTGTGGGAGATCCGAAACAATCAATCTATAGTTTCCAAGGAGCCGATGTTAATGTTTACCAACAGGCAATCACGAAAATTGGCGAAGGTAGACTGCTAGAAAACAATTATAGATCTACAAATGGAATTATTGAAGGGTGCAATATTCTTTTTGGTGGCGAATATTTTTCTGCGCCAGAAGGAACTGGACAAAAAATTGAATTCAAGTCGTCTTTGCCGCCAGCAGAAGATTTGCAAAAAGAACCACCCAAGGTTTTAGGCGAAGTTATCCCGTCAATCTGGATAAATGAAAAATGCGAACCTCAATCTTTCGCAGAAAACGTCGTAACGCAAATTGTAAATTGGTGCGCGTTTGAAGGCGAAAAAACGAAACTCCAGGTATTTGATAAAGATTTTGGTAAGCCTGGGCATACGGATAAATTGAAAAATGTGTCTTTTAAAGACTTTGCAATTCTTGCAAAATCTCGCCCAGAAATGGAATTTTTCAAAGATGCAATGCGTCGTGCAGGCATTCCGTATACGCATTATAAGGAAAATTCTCTTTTTAAAAGTCGCGAATGTAAAGAGTGGGTGGCGATATTCAATGCATTGTGTGCCCCCGACTTCTCTTATTGGAACCGTCGGCTTTTGAGCGAAGCTCTTATCACAGATTTCTTCCATTTTGATGTTGATGGGCTTGACAAACTTCGTTACATTGAAAGTGATGTTTTTGATAGGCCCGATAATAAGTATCGTATAAGAATCTACGAATGGCGCATGCTTGCGTTAAAGCATCGTTATGCGGAAATGATGGAACGGGTGTATAAGGATTCTGAAATTGAAAAACGTTTGATGGATGTCTCCAGATTACAGAGCCTGGCTCGCTTGCGTCAGATTGGCAATTATGCGATAGATTACTTGTATAACCACAAGTGCTCCTTAGAAGATTTAGTTCGACATTTAGATGGCCTTGCTCGCTATGAGGAATCCGCCGATGACGAAAATGGAGATTTGGTTGAGCAAGCATCGGATTTTGATGCTGTTCAGTTGATGACAATCCATGCGTCTAAGGGTCTTGAGTTCCCGGTGGTGATTTCGACGGCAGGGTTTAAGCATCATTACCAGGACCCTGTTGAACCGTCGTTGTTCCATAACAAAGACAACATTTATATTGGATTTGGTGATTCTGCAAAAGCAAAAAGAAAGGCTGAAGAACTAGAAGAATGGAAGCGTTTGTTCTATGTAGATTTTACAAGAGCCTCGTCTGTTTTGATTTTGCCTCAATATAAAAAATGGATTGAAGTAGACAAAAATGGTTGTTTAAAGTATCCAGAGTATCAATTTTTACAGAACTCTATTGAAAATTTCAAAAACACCTGTCGTGATAAATACGTTGGTGAAACGGGAATCCCGTATTATGAAATTTTGCCCTCTGTAGAAGACTTTAAACCAAATGATTTAAAGGAAGTTTTGATTAATAACATATTGAAAAAACAGAGAGAGATTAATGGTAAAATAAGTCTAGGTACAAAAGAATCAGCTATTGATCAAATGTCCACCCTCCAGTCAACGCTTCCCGGCAAGGCGATTCTGCAGTATTCGTACTCGTCGCTTGCATCGCGCGTTGCCAAGCCCGGTTCAGAAAATAAAACGGAAGAGAATGAAATTGAAACTCAGGAACTGCATCGGTTCGATTCCGATGACGCTCCTCAGGTGTCTTCGGAAGAGGCGAAAAAGGAACAAAAGAAAATTGACCCCGATGTCGTTTTAGGCAATGCTGCCGACACCGAACTGTGCGAACCCGAGCAACTCTCTCAAGCCGAAGAAAAATATCCCCGCGGTGCAAAGATCGGTAACGTGTTGCACAATACGTTGGAAAAATCTGAATTTGAAAACTTTGGCGATCTCGATACCCCATTTGAAAAATGGCAGAAAAATGTTCCAGCAAAGCTGAAGAACATCATCAAGGAAGAATTCGGTGCAGAATCGCTTCCGCTTGCAACTCACGAAGAAGAATGGATGGATATCACGCTCCGTTATCTTTATAACACGCTGCATGCAACGCTCCCCGTTATTGCGGGTGGTAAATTTGCCGAATCGGCGCCTCCATTCCGATTGGTAGAACTGGATAAAAATGCTCACAAGCCCGAAGTGCAGTTCGGCTTGAACGCCGATGTCGAGGACGAAAACTCCGAAGCGTTTGTGACACTGCATCGCGTGTGCAAGGGCTTTATAGACCTCTTGTTCGTGCGTGGCGAAGGCGACAATAAGCGTTATTCGATTCTGGACTGGAAATCAGACTTCCTTGACGACTATAATCCTGACAGCGTCAAGAAAAAGGTCGACGAGGAATACTCCGTGCAACGCGTGCTCTACAGCTACTGCTTAATCAAGTGGCTTAAAAATTTCGCATTCTGCAAAGGCATGTCGGAAAAAGACATCTTCGACAAGCATTTCGGCGGAATCTACTATGCTTTCTTGCGCGGAACTGATGGAAAAACCGGCAAGGGTATCTACGCCCAAACTTGGAAAGATTACAAGACCCTTGAAGCCGCCTATGAGAACGTTAAAGATCTGATGACGCAGGGCAAAAAATAA